A DNA window from Hordeum vulgare subsp. vulgare chromosome 1H, MorexV3_pseudomolecules_assembly, whole genome shotgun sequence contains the following coding sequences:
- the LOC123426550 gene encoding autophagy-related protein 18d-like, with protein sequence MTSQVSPSQGAGGSDVEDEDVELLSVNWNQDHSCFSAATTNDLRMFSCKPFKEELRRVYKDGGFQIVEMLFRTSIFGLVDQGSDKQHQQNKLTIWDDLRNLLIGDFSFKSNIRAVKLSKDYFVVALEHKIHVYSFKTLKLIHLIDTTSNPKGLCCLSHHADTSVMACPGTHQGIVRVEHFGLKETKFITAHDSNISCMTLTVDGLLLATASVRGTLIRIFNTMDGACLQEVRRGVDKAEIYSIALSPNLQWLAVSSDKGTMHIFSLRVRPRGKDASNGQSAIAGRQMDRSYSSSSVGSNASSSLSFMKGILPKYFSSEWSFAQFRLPEVTRYITAFGDQTTVMMIGLDGSFYRCSFDPVNGGKMVLDEFIRFMKPSMSRSRSPSA encoded by the exons ATGACATCGCAGGTATCCCCATCACAGGGCGCAGGCGGCAGCGACGTCGAGGACGAGGATGTTGAGCTGCTGTCGGTTAATTGGAACCAGGACCATAGTTGCTTCAGTGCTGCCACAACCAATGACCTCAGGATGTTTAGTTGCAAACCATTCAAAGAGGAATTAAGGAGGGTTTACAAGGACGGCGGGTTTCAAATTGTCGAGATGCTGTTCCGTACCAGCATATTTGGCCTTGTGGATCAGGGATCCGACAAGCAGCATCAGCAAAACAAACTCACCATCTGGGATGATCTCCGTAACCTTCTCATTGGTGACTTCTCATTCAAGTCCAACATCCGAGCCGTCAAATTGTCCAAGGACTACTTTGTGGTTGCTCTCGAGCACAAGATACATGTTTACAGTTTTAAGACTCTGAAGCTCATCCATCTGATCGATACCACGTCCAACCCGAAAGGATTGTGCTGCCTCTCGCATCATGCAGACACTTCAGTGATGGCCTGCCCTGGGACGCACCAAGGAATTGTTCGGGTTGAGCATTTTGGGTTGAAGGAGACCAAGTTCATCACTGCTcatgactccaacatttcatgcaTGACACTCACCGTGGATGGGCTCCTCTTGGCAACAGCCAGTGTTAGGGGTACTTTGATCAGAATATTCAACACGATGGACGGCGCTTGTCTGCAGGAG GTGCGCAGAGGAGTAGACAAAGCTGAGATATATAGCATTGCACTATCACCAAACCTGCAGTGGTTGGCAGTGTCTAGTGACAAAGGCACAATGCATATTTTCAGCTTGAGAGTGAGACCTAGAGGGAAAGATGCAAGTAACGGGCAATCTGCAATTGCTGGTCGACAAATGGATCGTAGTTACTCATCCAGTTCTGTTGGATCCAATGCGAGCTCATCCTTGTCTTTCATGAAAG GGATTCTCCCCAAATATTTCAGTTCAGAGTGGTCATTTGCTCAGTTCCGTTTACCCGAAGTCACACGCTATATTACAGCATTTGGAGATCAAACCACTGTGATGATGATTGGTCTGGATGGCAG TTTCTACAGGTGCAGCTTTGACCCTGTAAATGGCGGGAAGATGGTGCTGGATGAATTCATCCGGTTTATGAAACCCAGCATGTCCCGTTCCAGGAGTCCAAGCGCCTGA